The Nitrospirota bacterium genome has a segment encoding these proteins:
- a CDS encoding sulfatase — MTPRRRIRRAIAVGLLIFVIQFALSLAFLASQSVMGVQDPRFEELFKKYFLLSAAWMQLRILGAYVAVGLVLSLFSALPFVAVPSLSRLPARVRGYGFLAMLSLLHIGFLCGDIQAHPQNYAEFLYDRGRGRRLLQILLTDHGLGNWARGFAWGLMGACALAGCAALFRRWPRRTLAAGVACILGLWVGWKGVGISSNSGPNVIVIAVDSFRSDRLFSPITPRISRLAEDGVSFLRAYPDVARTFPSMVTIHTGRYAPRHGIREMFPTQEQRARIGTTLPRFLRDHGYATAVVADYAGDIFPRVDLGFDHVDCPDFTAEVLMEQRSLETHPLLLPYVSHPLGMKLFPALREFTSLSEPAALAARADGMIGRLSRSQKFFLTIFFSSPHFPYSAPDPYYRQFTDPAYRGPYKYHKANRIDLAEETLTVDDRAQVRGLYDGALYAADEAVGALVRRIQESPIGPNTLVIITADHGENLYEHGWMGHGDELWNEEGIRVPMVFLGAGLTPRKISDDPISLASFTPTLVEWLGFRLEQYGPTDGKSLAPALRGGLPPSDPIYLETGAWFVPKGSARFHRERIPYASLLDFTEMDVDHRFEIVVRPEYESIINGSKHRAIMSGDSRLVYKPLRGGPEYNLLRIKGYDVDPGFDAAEGLRLLLGLRRMAMEIGGETLFHEFLVENPDAP, encoded by the coding sequence TTGACCCCCAGGCGGAGGATCCGCCGGGCCATCGCAGTCGGACTCCTCATCTTTGTCATCCAGTTTGCCCTCTCTCTCGCGTTTCTTGCGAGTCAATCCGTGATGGGGGTCCAGGATCCCCGTTTTGAGGAGCTCTTCAAAAAGTATTTTCTCCTCTCCGCCGCCTGGATGCAGCTCCGGATTCTTGGCGCCTACGTGGCGGTGGGTTTGGTGCTCTCCCTATTCTCCGCCCTGCCGTTCGTGGCCGTTCCGAGCCTGTCCCGGTTGCCCGCGCGCGTGCGAGGGTACGGCTTTCTGGCCATGCTCTCCCTCCTGCACATCGGGTTTCTATGTGGAGATATTCAAGCCCACCCCCAGAACTATGCGGAGTTTCTTTATGATCGGGGGAGGGGGAGACGACTGCTCCAGATTCTTCTCACGGATCACGGGTTGGGGAACTGGGCGAGGGGATTCGCCTGGGGTCTGATGGGGGCCTGTGCCCTCGCGGGCTGCGCGGCGCTGTTTCGCCGATGGCCTCGTCGGACCTTGGCGGCGGGCGTGGCCTGTATCCTCGGGCTTTGGGTTGGATGGAAGGGCGTTGGGATTTCATCGAATTCGGGGCCCAACGTCATCGTGATTGCGGTGGACTCCTTCCGATCCGATCGCCTGTTTTCGCCGATCACGCCGCGGATCAGTCGACTGGCGGAGGACGGGGTGTCCTTCCTGCGCGCCTATCCCGACGTCGCCCGCACCTTTCCGTCCATGGTGACGATCCACACCGGCCGCTACGCGCCCCGGCACGGCATCCGGGAAATGTTTCCGACGCAGGAGCAACGGGCCCGCATCGGCACGACGCTCCCGCGGTTCCTTCGCGACCACGGCTACGCGACGGCCGTCGTGGCCGACTACGCCGGCGATATTTTCCCCCGCGTCGACCTGGGGTTCGACCATGTGGACTGCCCGGACTTCACCGCCGAAGTGCTGATGGAACAGCGCTCGCTGGAAACCCACCCACTGCTCCTGCCCTACGTAAGCCATCCGCTTGGCATGAAGTTGTTCCCCGCGCTTCGGGAATTCACAAGTCTCAGCGAGCCGGCTGCCCTGGCCGCGCGCGCCGACGGAATGATCGGCCGACTCTCTCGTTCGCAAAAATTCTTCCTGACGATCTTCTTTTCCTCGCCTCACTTTCCCTATTCGGCGCCGGATCCCTACTACCGGCAGTTCACTGATCCGGCCTACCGGGGGCCGTACAAGTATCACAAGGCCAATCGCATCGATCTGGCTGAAGAAACGCTCACGGTGGATGACCGCGCCCAGGTCCGCGGGCTCTACGACGGGGCTCTCTACGCCGCCGATGAAGCGGTGGGCGCATTGGTGCGGCGAATTCAGGAATCGCCCATCGGGCCGAACACCCTCGTCATCATCACCGCGGACCACGGCGAAAACCTTTATGAGCACGGGTGGATGGGACATGGCGACGAGTTGTGGAATGAAGAAGGGATTCGAGTCCCGATGGTGTTTCTGGGAGCCGGACTCACGCCGAGAAAAATCAGCGACGATCCCATCTCACTCGCGAGCTTCACGCCCACACTGGTGGAATGGCTGGGATTCCGGCTGGAGCAGTACGGCCCAACAGACGGAAAGAGTCTGGCGCCGGCGCTCCGCGGCGGGCTTCCACCGAGTGATCCCATTTATCTTGAGACAGGAGCATGGTTCGTGCCGAAAGGGAGCGCCCGGTTCCACCGCGAGCGCATTCCGTACGCGAGCCTGCTCGATTTCACCGAGATGGACGTGGACCACCGTTTCGAGATTGTGGTGCGCCCGGAGTACGAATCGATCATCAACGGCAGCAAGCATCGGGCGATCATGTCAGGAGACTCTCGACTGGTTTACAAGCCCCTGCGCGGCGGCCCGGAGTATAACTTGCTCCGGATCAAGGGTTATGACGTGGATCCCGGGTTTGATGCCGCGGAGGGACTCCGACTCCTCCTAGGGCTGAGGAGAATGGCGATGGAGATCGGTGGTGAAACCCTGTTTCACGAATTCCTTGTGGAGAATCCGGATGCTCCGTAG
- a CDS encoding class II aldolase/adducin family protein, protein MTLAHTFSSVGRILFDLGLVGSHSGNMSVRIGQAIFITRHDAMLGVLRAKDIVKVPLTLTLSRQPAAAGKGRGRSRTPSVDVEIHRAIYALTGARAIVHAHPVQAVALSLHRRDVVPVDVEGIHHLQRVPVVGANTIESYRKMPRILPGVLREHRIAVMRGHGSYAIGATLEEALHLTSALEFSAAILSKSSR, encoded by the coding sequence GTGACGCTTGCCCACACTTTCAGTTCGGTCGGCCGAATCCTCTTCGATCTGGGCCTTGTCGGGTCGCACAGTGGGAACATGAGTGTGAGGATCGGGCAGGCCATTTTCATCACGAGGCATGATGCAATGCTGGGGGTTCTGAGGGCGAAGGACATTGTGAAGGTACCCCTCACCCTGACCCTCTCCCGCCAGCCCGCCGCGGCGGGCAAGGGGAGAGGGAGATCAAGAACCCCCTCCGTGGATGTCGAGATCCACCGGGCCATCTATGCTCTGACGGGCGCAAGGGCCATCGTGCACGCGCATCCCGTTCAGGCTGTGGCTCTCTCCTTACACCGGAGGGACGTCGTTCCGGTGGATGTTGAAGGCATTCATCACCTTCAGCGCGTTCCCGTCGTCGGCGCCAACACCATCGAGAGCTACCGGAAGATGCCGCGCATCTTGCCCGGAGTGCTTCGGGAGCATCGGATCGCCGTGATGCGGGGCCACGGCTCATATGCCATCGGGGCTACACTCGAAGAAGCGCTGCATTTGACCTCCGCTCTGGAATTCTCCGCCGCCATCCTGTCGAAATCATCCCGGTGA
- the lsrF gene encoding 3-hydroxy-5-phosphonooxypentane-2,4-dione thiolase: MDWGMKNRMSAVFRPETGRAVMLAVDHGYFQGPTTGLESPRDVVAPLLPHADALMCTRGLLRNCVDPSTNAPVVLRVSGGPSVLKELSDEEITTSMQEAVRLNAVGVGMSIFVGSENERRNIVNLGRLVNEAEDWGMPVLAITAVGREMERDARYLGLCCRIAAEIGAHYVKTYFCKDFEKVVQGTPVPVVIAGGKKLPEREALELSYNAIQGGASGVDMGRNIFQSEHPVAMIRAVRAVVHQKATAKEAFDLYESLARGREEVAQLPKSRKAR, encoded by the coding sequence ATGGATTGGGGAATGAAAAACAGAATGTCCGCCGTGTTCCGGCCGGAAACGGGCCGCGCCGTCATGCTGGCCGTGGATCACGGGTATTTTCAAGGTCCGACCACCGGCCTGGAATCGCCGAGGGATGTGGTGGCGCCGCTCCTGCCGCATGCCGACGCGCTGATGTGCACGCGCGGGCTACTCCGAAATTGCGTCGATCCCTCCACGAACGCTCCCGTAGTGCTGCGAGTTTCAGGCGGGCCGAGCGTGCTCAAAGAGCTTTCCGATGAGGAGATCACGACGTCCATGCAGGAGGCCGTCCGTCTGAACGCGGTGGGCGTGGGCATGTCCATCTTCGTCGGTTCCGAGAACGAACGGCGCAATATCGTGAATCTCGGCCGATTGGTGAACGAGGCGGAGGATTGGGGGATGCCGGTGTTGGCGATCACCGCGGTCGGCCGCGAGATGGAGCGCGATGCCCGTTACCTCGGATTATGCTGCCGGATCGCCGCCGAGATCGGAGCCCACTACGTGAAGACGTATTTCTGCAAGGATTTCGAGAAAGTGGTGCAAGGGACGCCGGTGCCCGTGGTCATCGCAGGCGGGAAGAAACTCCCCGAACGGGAGGCGCTGGAACTTTCGTACAACGCCATCCAGGGTGGGGCTTCGGGAGTCGACATGGGCCGGAATATCTTCCAATCCGAACATCCGGTGGCCATGATCCGCGCCGTGCGGGCGGTGGTCCACCAGAAAGCAACGGCCAAGGAGGCGTTCGATCTGTACGAATCCCTCGCCCGCGGAAGAGAGGAGGTGGCTCAGTTGCCGAAATCCCGGAAGGCGAGATAA
- a CDS encoding SDR family NAD(P)-dependent oxidoreductase, with translation MLPLGSLKDQVAVITGGGTGLGKAMADEFGRLGARLVLASRKKENLDSAAEDLRKRKIEVLTVQMDVRKPEDFVNGDVFTMDGGEWLNRGIFRALDRQEAPSIPPRK, from the coding sequence ATGCTTCCCCTTGGCTCGCTGAAAGATCAAGTCGCCGTCATCACCGGCGGCGGCACCGGTCTCGGGAAGGCCATGGCCGATGAATTCGGGCGGCTGGGAGCCAGGCTGGTTCTCGCGAGTCGAAAAAAAGAGAACCTCGATTCCGCTGCGGAGGATCTTCGCAAGAGGAAGATCGAGGTGCTGACCGTTCAAATGGACGTGCGGAAGCCGGAGGACTTCGTCAACGGCGACGTGTTCACGATGGACGGGGGGGAGTGGCTCAACCGGGGAATCTTCCGCGCTCTGGATCGCCAGGAAGCTCCCTCGATTCCTCCAAGGAAATAG
- a CDS encoding DUF1931 domain-containing protein, giving the protein MIISKSRTKGAAKGHNVSSEFYGALDKVVRDLIGQAISRCKANGRKTLKPSDL; this is encoded by the coding sequence CTGATCATCTCGAAGAGCCGAACGAAGGGCGCCGCCAAGGGTCACAACGTTTCGTCGGAATTCTACGGCGCGTTGGACAAGGTCGTCCGCGACCTGATCGGTCAGGCGATCTCGCGCTGCAAAGCGAACGGTCGCAAGACGCTGAAACCGAGCGACCTGTAG
- a CDS encoding alcohol dehydrogenase catalytic domain-containing protein, whose amino-acid sequence MRVGMYYSNKDVRVEQKPVPKIGPGEVLVKIHASGICGSDLMEWYRANRVPVVLGHEVAGEIVEAGEGVEGFKVGDRVSVTHHVPCLNCHYCRTGHETTCDTLRRTNFDPGGFCEFVRLPAINVQLGVVRLPDGVSYEEGSMVEPVGCVVRGLRLARFRPGLTVLVMGTGASGLLYVNVAFVLGAGRVFGVDLSPMRLEAARTFGAISTFEAEDGVPARLRSMNEGRLADLVILCAGAPEAIAQSHRCVERGGTVLFSAPCNGNQPVSLPFNDLFWRNEITLTSTYGSAPADSNEALALIRSGRLHLKNMITHRLGLGEIGKGFRLALEARDALKVMIEPQR is encoded by the coding sequence ATGCGCGTAGGAATGTACTACAGCAATAAGGACGTTCGGGTGGAGCAGAAGCCCGTCCCGAAAATCGGTCCCGGCGAGGTCCTCGTCAAAATCCACGCCAGCGGAATTTGCGGGAGTGACTTGATGGAATGGTACCGGGCGAATCGGGTCCCGGTGGTACTGGGCCATGAGGTGGCGGGGGAAATCGTCGAGGCGGGCGAAGGCGTCGAGGGCTTCAAGGTGGGGGATCGCGTTTCGGTGACGCACCACGTGCCCTGCCTCAACTGCCACTACTGCCGGACCGGACACGAAACCACCTGCGACACCCTCCGGCGCACAAACTTCGATCCCGGAGGCTTCTGCGAATTCGTCCGCCTGCCGGCCATCAACGTTCAGCTTGGCGTGGTGAGACTTCCCGATGGCGTGTCGTACGAGGAGGGCTCGATGGTGGAGCCGGTGGGGTGCGTGGTGCGCGGCCTCCGGCTGGCGCGCTTCCGGCCGGGCCTCACCGTGCTGGTGATGGGCACGGGCGCCTCGGGGCTGCTGTACGTGAATGTGGCGTTCGTGCTGGGCGCGGGACGAGTCTTTGGCGTGGATCTTTCCCCCATGCGTCTTGAGGCCGCCCGGACCTTCGGCGCGATTTCCACCTTCGAGGCGGAAGATGGCGTGCCGGCCCGCCTCCGCTCGATGAATGAAGGGCGGCTTGCCGACCTTGTGATTCTCTGCGCGGGCGCACCGGAGGCGATCGCCCAGTCGCATCGATGCGTGGAGCGCGGCGGCACGGTCCTCTTCTCGGCGCCATGCAACGGAAATCAGCCGGTCTCCCTGCCGTTCAACGACCTCTTCTGGCGGAACGAAATCACCTTGACGAGCACGTACGGCAGCGCTCCGGCCGATTCGAACGAGGCTCTCGCGCTGATCCGAAGCGGGCGGCTCCACCTGAAGAACATGATCACCCACCGGCTGGGCCTGGGTGAGATCGGCAAGGGCTTTCGACTGGCACTAGAGGCCCGGGACGCCCTCAAGGTGATGATCGAGCCTCAGCGGTAG
- a CDS encoding HEAT repeat domain-containing protein produces the protein MKIDREGSTQEKKELIEGQWRKRNNRYWAAVEAAARGFHAVQPLTWQGDGVMIYLTDDEGTPAPVRGFQLAKNLWEEVCVSLGLQARIAVSSATVEWEPETGKMSHQAIDLCGHLEQATPSNSVAVTEDVYLMLPERERPEHFPCLGLSEKDHVVAYVFPPAARERADPEKFLPDKDLKYWDKFRYYSNSPEIKNLRYVGFRLTRKEPPVLGLLDVFVSPHIKQAEKESTTDGIIPFDRPSSEAAKTDVEAGKVLSPLLTRDLAEALRVNRRIVLLGEPGSGKTTVLRWLAVVSSEGRIGLDRQLGFSERLLPLPVSVGHLAEMRNSMTGSPSVPDAMARYFHERNVGQEDELRTFLHRSLEQGECLVLLDGLDEVKTENRHATRAWLETFITAYPRNRFIISSRTVGYSGFEMNDKAEIYLDSFDDRQVETYVRAFTRAYRKWEIGGDDPMALRDADKLLSRLRENPRLSEVARNPFALSALALIHRAEGDLPHHRVLAYEIFSRALCETWETARRLVSGHVSGRPIPYAEQAVPVLGHLALNLHREWPTGAAPKEFVIDVLAEKIREREKLSKAEARRVAAVFLDKAGEEVQILIERGPGQWGFMHLEFQEFFAAVGLHAEGNFESEVLQHLHDPRWQEVIRLGTGYMGHVQNRQEDARNLVEHFMNLRQGGRRNWITKILHKQDVLAVLLGAEVTEALPQDLRATIATNFVKTFPRIPFQVWKWALREVRHSGLHGEISRALVKMRRGQVWWPDEDPIEALITKLHGGDPPLSWLAGTELGRRKTPETEKILIEALQSRDDTVRASAINGLTWARSARAKEEVFKAINDNSPVVRFTSTLVLGLFRSAQSIRTLLNILSDDSNPKVRSAAAQALAQLGNPDALGPLEERFKRESDGDTRREVAFALARIGGSDAERILLDASQDRRPEIRAPAILALAGMRSPQAKDALLKALMDGSPDVKRAGTLGVSAARMFDAVPRLLKMLTQESDPRVRAPAAMALGEIGDRKGLRPLLAALLDKNVEVRRSAAIAVGRLGQEEGVQPLLRLLKKRTPRSLDGAAAIEALWSISDSLPPSPSARRAIKKKRKIRHS, from the coding sequence GTGAAGATCGACAGGGAGGGGTCCACACAGGAGAAGAAGGAGCTGATCGAGGGGCAATGGCGCAAGCGCAACAATCGCTACTGGGCGGCCGTAGAGGCGGCCGCGCGTGGTTTTCATGCCGTCCAACCGCTGACCTGGCAGGGGGACGGCGTCATGATTTACCTCACCGATGATGAAGGAACACCGGCGCCCGTTCGGGGTTTTCAGCTTGCAAAGAATCTCTGGGAAGAGGTGTGTGTTTCACTGGGGTTGCAGGCTCGGATTGCCGTGAGTTCCGCAACCGTGGAATGGGAGCCTGAAACGGGAAAGATGTCTCACCAGGCCATTGACTTGTGCGGGCATCTGGAGCAGGCCACGCCTTCCAACTCCGTTGCGGTTACGGAGGATGTCTATCTAATGCTGCCCGAGCGCGAACGACCTGAACATTTCCCGTGTCTCGGTCTTTCCGAGAAGGATCATGTGGTGGCATACGTTTTCCCCCCGGCGGCGCGTGAGCGAGCCGATCCGGAGAAGTTTCTCCCCGACAAGGATCTGAAGTATTGGGACAAATTCAGGTACTACTCGAACAGCCCGGAGATAAAAAATCTTCGTTACGTCGGTTTCCGCCTCACCAGAAAGGAACCCCCGGTCTTGGGCCTCCTGGATGTGTTTGTCTCACCTCACATCAAACAAGCTGAGAAAGAAAGCACTACGGACGGCATCATCCCCTTCGACCGACCTTCCAGTGAGGCCGCAAAGACAGACGTCGAGGCGGGTAAAGTGCTGTCGCCTCTCTTAACACGCGATCTGGCGGAAGCCCTTCGGGTAAATCGACGGATCGTCCTGCTGGGGGAACCTGGATCGGGGAAAACGACGGTCCTCAGGTGGCTGGCCGTCGTTTCGTCCGAGGGAAGGATCGGTCTTGATCGGCAATTGGGCTTCAGTGAAAGACTTCTGCCTTTGCCTGTCAGTGTGGGCCATCTGGCCGAAATGAGGAACTCCATGACAGGAAGCCCCTCGGTTCCAGATGCCATGGCGCGGTATTTCCACGAGCGGAATGTTGGGCAGGAAGATGAACTTCGGACCTTCCTTCACCGCTCCCTGGAACAGGGAGAATGTTTGGTCCTGCTCGATGGGTTGGATGAGGTAAAAACCGAAAACCGGCATGCGACCCGCGCCTGGCTTGAAACATTCATCACCGCATATCCAAGAAATCGGTTCATCATTTCTTCGCGAACAGTCGGCTATTCCGGTTTCGAAATGAACGACAAAGCCGAAATCTATCTGGATTCATTCGACGACCGCCAGGTTGAGACCTACGTTAGGGCATTCACGCGGGCTTACCGGAAATGGGAGATCGGCGGTGACGATCCGATGGCTCTCCGTGATGCGGATAAGCTCCTCTCCAGGCTTCGGGAGAATCCGCGCCTGTCGGAGGTCGCTCGAAACCCGTTCGCTCTCTCGGCCCTTGCCCTCATCCACCGAGCTGAAGGAGATCTCCCTCACCACAGGGTTCTGGCGTACGAGATATTCTCCCGCGCCCTTTGCGAAACGTGGGAGACCGCTCGACGACTCGTTTCCGGCCATGTATCGGGTCGGCCCATCCCGTATGCGGAACAGGCCGTGCCCGTCCTCGGACATCTCGCACTCAACCTGCATCGAGAGTGGCCGACGGGAGCGGCCCCAAAAGAGTTCGTGATCGACGTCCTCGCGGAAAAGATTCGAGAGAGAGAAAAGCTGTCCAAGGCCGAGGCCCGTCGCGTGGCCGCGGTGTTTCTGGACAAGGCCGGGGAAGAGGTCCAAATCCTCATTGAAAGAGGCCCCGGCCAGTGGGGGTTCATGCACTTGGAGTTTCAGGAGTTCTTTGCGGCTGTTGGCCTGCACGCTGAAGGCAATTTTGAGAGCGAGGTTCTTCAACATCTCCATGATCCAAGATGGCAGGAGGTCATTCGCCTCGGGACAGGCTACATGGGCCACGTCCAGAATCGTCAGGAAGATGCAAGGAATCTCGTCGAACATTTCATGAACCTTCGTCAGGGCGGGAGGCGGAATTGGATCACCAAGATTCTTCACAAGCAGGATGTCCTGGCCGTTCTTCTAGGCGCGGAGGTAACGGAAGCATTGCCGCAAGACCTAAGGGCGACCATTGCAACAAACTTCGTCAAGACTTTCCCAAGAATCCCTTTTCAGGTTTGGAAGTGGGCTTTGAGGGAAGTTCGTCACTCCGGCCTGCACGGTGAAATCTCAAGAGCCTTGGTCAAAATGAGACGAGGCCAAGTGTGGTGGCCTGACGAGGATCCCATTGAAGCTTTGATCACAAAACTCCACGGCGGTGATCCGCCCCTTTCGTGGTTGGCCGGAACAGAACTGGGCAGGAGGAAAACTCCGGAAACCGAGAAAATCCTGATCGAGGCGCTTCAGAGCCGCGACGACACTGTCCGCGCTTCTGCAATCAACGGTTTGACGTGGGCACGGAGCGCCAGAGCGAAAGAAGAGGTTTTCAAGGCCATCAACGACAACAGCCCGGTTGTCCGATTCACCTCGACGCTGGTATTGGGCCTTTTCAGGAGCGCCCAATCGATTCGGACGCTCTTGAACATCCTGTCCGATGATTCCAACCCGAAAGTAAGAAGCGCCGCTGCCCAAGCCTTGGCTCAATTGGGAAATCCCGATGCGTTGGGTCCCCTTGAGGAGCGGTTTAAGCGTGAAAGTGACGGTGACACCCGCCGGGAGGTCGCCTTTGCTCTGGCACGGATTGGAGGTTCCGATGCGGAAAGAATACTGCTCGACGCCTCCCAGGACCGAAGACCGGAAATTCGCGCACCCGCCATACTTGCACTGGCCGGCATGCGCTCTCCACAGGCGAAAGATGCGTTGCTGAAGGCGTTGATGGATGGAAGCCCGGATGTGAAACGGGCAGGAACCCTCGGCGTATCAGCCGCCCGGATGTTTGACGCAGTTCCAAGGCTCCTGAAGATGCTCACACAAGAATCGGATCCCAGGGTGCGCGCCCCGGCTGCCATGGCCCTTGGCGAGATCGGTGATCGAAAAGGCCTGCGACCGCTCCTTGCCGCCTTGCTTGACAAGAACGTGGAAGTCAGAAGATCGGCTGCCATCGCGGTGGGCAGACTTGGACAGGAAGAGGGCGTCCAACCGCTTCTCCGACTGCTCAAGAAACGAACTCCGCGTTCTCTGGACGGTGCAGCCGCAATCGAGGCTCTATGGAGCATTTCCGATTCGCTTCCACCCTCGCCATCAGCACGTAGAGCTATCAAGAAGAAGCGGAAGATCCGGCATTCGTGA
- a CDS encoding helix-turn-helix transcriptional regulator has translation MRQAKDTQELATWVGANTRRFRAKVGMTQEQLAKALKLSANYLGLLERGQRMPSFDTIFTLGQVLRVSPSDLFKPPAR, from the coding sequence ATGAGACAGGCAAAAGATACTCAGGAACTCGCGACATGGGTGGGCGCCAACACGCGCCGATTCCGTGCAAAGGTGGGGATGACGCAGGAGCAATTGGCGAAGGCGCTCAAGCTTTCCGCCAATTACCTGGGACTGCTCGAAAGGGGACAGCGGATGCCGTCCTTCGACACGATTTTCACGCTGGGCCAGGTCCTTCGTGTCTCCCCTTCCGACCTTTTCAAGCCGCCGGCCCGATAG
- a CDS encoding putative DNA binding domain-containing protein, with translation MVDAAQIQQRLSLGEDSRTEFKGVAKAGFDVDLDIMAKAIVAFANSGGGVILIGVEDDGSLSGIGDMGQADSIMRKVSQACRDKVHPPISCTQNKIMVGEMPLLVVEIPGFSTDRPFRAGHLYYVRDANRSREASRDELVRLLQSADSHFDETPVSGSTYEDLDQQATSEFTQEMYGRNFTEEELPRYLQELKCLDPSGIPTLAGILFFAKFPGKWLLDARISAVRIRGKEFRHDVKDQQDITGRISQQLESVLAFIRKQIVSPSHIEGWDRVEQPGPGGIPEEALREAVLNALAHRDYRASSQIRLFVFDDRIEIVNPGGLLNKLTIENIKNGITQRRNPIISALLNRTTKRESIGFGVPEMIRRMRQLGAPDPDFREEGGHFRVVLSGRVVRP, from the coding sequence ATGGTTGATGCAGCTCAAATCCAGCAAAGGCTCTCTCTAGGAGAAGATTCCAGGACCGAGTTCAAGGGCGTCGCAAAGGCGGGTTTCGACGTTGATCTCGACATCATGGCCAAGGCAATCGTGGCCTTCGCCAATTCCGGGGGCGGCGTCATCCTCATCGGCGTAGAGGATGATGGAAGTCTCTCCGGCATCGGGGACATGGGGCAAGCCGACTCCATCATGCGTAAGGTCAGTCAAGCATGTCGGGATAAAGTTCATCCGCCAATTTCCTGTACGCAAAACAAGATCATGGTCGGAGAAATGCCCCTTCTTGTTGTGGAAATCCCCGGGTTTTCTACGGACAGACCTTTTAGGGCAGGACACCTTTACTACGTCAGAGACGCCAACCGGTCGCGAGAGGCTTCACGCGATGAGCTTGTGAGGCTTCTCCAATCCGCCGATTCCCACTTCGACGAAACACCGGTATCAGGCTCGACCTACGAAGACTTGGACCAGCAGGCCACGAGCGAATTTACCCAAGAAATGTATGGGAGGAATTTCACGGAAGAGGAACTCCCTCGCTATCTCCAAGAATTGAAATGCCTCGACCCAAGTGGGATCCCTACCCTCGCAGGAATTCTTTTCTTCGCAAAGTTTCCCGGGAAATGGCTCCTTGATGCCAGGATCTCCGCCGTCCGCATTCGAGGAAAAGAGTTCAGGCATGATGTCAAGGATCAACAAGACATCACAGGGAGGATTTCCCAACAATTGGAGTCGGTTCTCGCATTCATCAGAAAACAGATTGTGTCCCCCTCACACATCGAGGGATGGGACCGTGTGGAACAACCGGGACCAGGTGGCATACCTGAAGAAGCCCTGCGGGAGGCGGTCCTCAATGCCCTTGCTCACCGGGACTACCGGGCCAGCTCACAAATTCGCCTATTCGTCTTCGATGACCGGATTGAAATCGTGAACCCAGGCGGCCTCTTGAACAAGCTGACGATCGAGAACATCAAGAACGGAATCACTCAGCGCCGGAATCCGATTATTTCCGCTCTCTTGAATCGCACGACCAAGCGGGAGAGCATCGGATTTGGCGTCCCCGAGATGATCCGGCGCATGAGACAACTTGGGGCTCCGGACCCCGATTTCAGGGAGGAAGGGGGGCACTTCCGAGTGGTGCTCAGCGGTCGTGTAGTCAGACCTTGA